The following coding sequences are from one Melanotaenia boesemani isolate fMelBoe1 chromosome 19, fMelBoe1.pri, whole genome shotgun sequence window:
- the stoml2 gene encoding stomatin-like protein 2, mitochondrial, which translates to MLRTLCRAGGAILQQTQRTAPRLWVTPAQQRWASSLPVNTVVLFVPQQEAWVVERMGRFHRILEPGLNFLIPILDRIRYVQSLKEIVIDVPEQSAVSLDNVTLQIDGVLYLRILDPFKASYGVEDPEYAVTQLAQTTMRSELGKLTLDKVFRERESLNSNIVHSINQASDEWGIRCLRYEIKDIHVPPRVKESMQMQVEAERKKRATVLESEGTRESAINVAEGRKQAQILASEGEKAEQINKAAGEAQAVLAKAEAKSKAIRLLSAALTEQNGNAAASLSVAEQYVSAFSNLAKQSNTILLPSNTGDISGMVSQAMAIYGTLAKTSPKLSAEEMEEKREEFETQSESPVEQRTQ; encoded by the exons ATGTTACGCACCTTGTGTCGGGCCGGCGGGGCTATTTTACAG CAAACCCAGCGGACTGCCCCAAGGCTGTGGGTTACACCGGCCCAGCAGCGATGGGCCTCCAGCCTGCCCGTGAACACTGTGGTCCTGTTTGTGCCCCAACAGGAAGCCTGGGTGGTGGAGAGGATGGGTCGCTTCCACCGCATCCTGGAGCCG GGTTTAAACTTCCTCATCCCCATACTCGACAGAATTCGCTATGTGCAAAGTCTCAAAGAAATTGTGATTGATGTCCCGGAGCAGTCTGCTGTCTCTCTGG ATAATGTAACACTGCAGATTGACGGAGTGCTTTACTTAAGGATCCTGGACCCTTTTAAG GCCAGCTATGGTGTTGAGGATCCAGAGTATGCAGTGACACAGTTAGCGCAGACCACCATGCGTTCGGAGCTGGGAAAACTAACACTGGACAAAGTGTTCCGG GAAAGGGAGTCCCTTAATTCCAACATTGTCCACTCCATCAACCAAGCTTCCGACGAGTGGGGAATCCGCTGCCTCCGTTACGAAATCAAAGACATACATGTCCCCCCTCGTGTCAAAGAATCAATGCAGATGCAG GTGGAGGCTGAGCGTAAAAAAAGAGCCACAGTGCTGGAGTCCGAAGGGACGAGGGAGTCAGCCATTAATGTGGCTGAGGGTCGTAAACAAGCCCAGATCCTGGCCTCAGAGGGTGAAAAAGCAGAGCAGATCAATAAAGCTGCTG gtgAGGCCCAAGCAGTCTTAGCCAAAGCTGAGGCAAAATCCAAAGCCATCCGTCTGCTGTCTGCAGCGCTTACTGAACAA AATGGAAATGCTGCTGCTTCACTTAGCGTGGCTGAACAGTACGTGTCTGCGTTCTCCAACCTCGCCAAACAGTCCAACACCATCCTTCTGCCTTCCAACACCGGTGACATTAGTGGGATGGTCTCACAG GCTATGGCCATTTATGGTACGCTGGCAAAGACTAGCCCGAAATTATCAGCTGAAGAGAtggaagagaaaagagaggagTTCGAGACCCAGTCCGAATCACCTGTAGAGCAGAGGACTCAGTGA